From Canis lupus familiaris isolate Mischka breed German Shepherd chromosome 16, alternate assembly UU_Cfam_GSD_1.0, whole genome shotgun sequence, one genomic window encodes:
- the LOC119877114 gene encoding ral guanine nucleotide dissociation stimulator-like isoform X2 — protein sequence MALMTIHGHAQSSKNFELPGKRQTIPDGHNGFSGVETREEWKVASEPRYTSWEDLEEPPECGCFEWWSCWCDRQTQRLREFFRRCRRSLQSSTWEIRSAAREYECRWKRKEKIRHTPGSSTSSEDLQGLKAERASALRKNRIFPTTPSRRELLEQQVEELVPALLCLDDLSIVQFMETYPEFGTTEEILDLLFAKYRCIQASPEKGEIQMLWESTMTSFLTIWLTYYEEDFDDPPEFPALTKLMNFTGQYLPDSTLDRRVNSYSEYLRNLHQAEFEGGDDTVSSDREQHREPPQERARASTEGPAPPSGSQGMELVLADAAEGSAQALMPAAVYKVRHVMVRPLHPCADPEEPPAPLGALEAERAPPPAIEVINGPEQPPHSGEQPASDPEQHPEPPRQEPARGRLWGLLHLQGLRGWSWSRLLKLRVRPEP from the exons GCAAGAGGCAGACCATCCCCGACGGGCACAACGGCTTCTCCGGGGTGGAAACcagggaagaatggaaagttgCGTCTGAACCCAG ATATACCAGTTGGGAGGATCTTGAGGAACCCCCGGAATGCGGCTGCTTCGAATGGTGGAGCTGTTGGTGCGACCGTCAAACCCAACGCCTCAGGGAGTTTTTCAGGAGGTGCCGGAGG TCTTTACAGAGCTCCACATGGGAGATACGGAGCGCCGCGCGGGAATATGAGTGCCggtggaagaggaaagagaaaatccgCCACACCCCAGGGTCCAGCACATCCTCCGAAGACCTGCAAGGGTTGAAG gctgAAAGGGCCTCAGCCCTGAGAAAGAATCGGATCTTCCCGACCACCCCCAGCCGGAGGGAGCTGCTGGAGCAGCAGGTAGAAGAACTGGTGCCCGCCTTGCTGTGCTTGGACGACCTTTCCATTGTTCAATTTATGGAAACATATCCTGAATTTGGCACCACCGAAGAGATCCTGGACCTGCTGTTTGCAAA gTATCGATGCATCCAAGCGTCCCCCGAGAAAGGAGAAATCCAGATGCTCTGGGAAAG caCCATGACCTCCTTCCTGACCATCTGGCTGACCTACTACGAGGAGGACTTCGACGATCCCCCAGAATTTCCTGCCCTGACAAAGCTGATGAATTTCACGGGGCAGTACTTGCCAGACTCAACGCTGGACCGTCGAGTCAACAGTTACTCTGAATATTTAAGAAACCTCCATCAAGCGGAGTTTGAGGGTGGAG atGATACTGTGTCTTCGGACCGCGAGCAACACCGTGAACCACCCCAAGAGCGCGCCCGAGCTTCGACGGAGGGGCCTGCTCCACCTTCAGGGTCTCAGGGGATGGAGCTGGTCCTGGCCGATGCAGCTGAGGGATCGGCCCAAGCCCTGATGCCAGCTGCCGTTTACAAGGTAAGACACGTGATGGTCAGACCTCTCCATCCCTGTGCTGACCCGGAAGAACCACCTGCACCCTTGGGAGCGCTGGAGGCCGAACGGGCCCCACCACCGGCTATCGAGGTCATCAATGGGCCGGAGCAGCCGCCTCACTCAGGGGAGCAACCGGCTTCGGACCCCGAGCAACACCCGGAACCACCGCGGCAAGAGCCCGCCCGAGGCCGACTGTGGGGCCTGCTGCACCTTCAGGGTCTCAGGGGATGGAGCTGGTCCCGGCTGCTGAAGCTGAGGGTTCGGCCCGAGCCCTGA